A single genomic interval of Fundulus heteroclitus isolate FHET01 unplaced genomic scaffold, MU-UCD_Fhet_4.1 scaffold_141, whole genome shotgun sequence harbors:
- the LOC105934212 gene encoding integrin alpha-6: MEGYTTCGLWMLTLLLAYGRLSAFNLDTENVMRRDGEPNSLFGFSLAMHRQLRPQDKRMLLVGAPQAKAWLKQKSTVTGGLYKCEMDSVACTRVVFDNGEDPTIENKEDQWMGVTVSSQGPGGKVLTCAHRYKRQKNVNTSLETRDIIGRCYVLSQDLTINSRSSEDGGRWHFCDNRNRGHERFGSCQQGLSATFDKDFHYFIFGAPGVYSWKGVVRLEQKNDTFIDLEIYDDGPFEAGDETEKDPNKISVPSNSYMGFSLDSGKSLTTKGQLTVVAGAPRAYYSGAVVLLKTGGQSTRVMLEEYTLKGEGLASSFGYDLTVLDLNGDGWEDIVVGAPQYFEKDSEIGGAVYIYINKAGRWNDVKPTRIDGPADSMFGLAVENLGDINQDGYHDFAVGAPHADSGAGKVYIYHGPATDQIKASQVLSGKSLGVRQFGYSLAGNMDLDGNYYPDLAVGSLSDSVFVYKTRPVVKIEKKITFSPNKIDLNQKNCGNAFCLEVMACFKYDANPASVASTLKVKYDLEVDADRKKNGVDPRGKFIENADPENPHKSTGVIIMDQKESQKCVKTKLLIQNDIGDKLRALPIDVSVNIQNAKRKRRQSQPSLLSPVLDPKDVEKTRTEVEFLKEGCSNDGVCYSKLMLEYRYGYTTADEDTFIDSEIENGVPWISLGEKKSVALKVEVSNLNGDDAYGAFVIAKFPDSMTYSSCRSHRDQLEVTCKPEPDGSSAAFGVGNPFKRDKKTTFYIILDATNKAFNTTEVDIELQLNTTSKQQNLMPVKAKAMVALMLQLSLSGHASPSQVYFDEKAKGKTDIESNTGSAITHRFTIINRGMRLKDIGTVALRIKWPKMTETKKNLLYLMNISSTELKQIKCSPLEEINPLNKKPVDRKKRATDERIKGKLSRLIGDKKSQTLSCDSGAKCAMITCPLGGLDNKASITVTSYLWDSTFAEEFSKFHHVELMVNASLHVDSTKKNTMLQNAETQVRLTVYPERREARYGGVAWWIILLTILFLLLLLALLAFLLWKCGVFGKNKADPSDKEKLTSNS, from the exons ATGGAGGGTTACACCACCTGTGGACTGTGGATGCTCACCTTGTTATTGGCCTATGGACGACTCTCAGCATTCAATCTGGACACGGAAAATGTCATGAGGAGAGATGGAGAACCAAATAGCCTGTTTGGCTTTTCTCTCGCAATGCACCGACAGCTTAGGCCACAGGACAAGAGAAT GCTGCTGGTTGGAGCACCACAGGCCAAAGCGtggctgaaacaaaaatctaccGTGACAGGAGGACTCTACAAGTGTGAGATGGACTCTGTTGCGTGCACAAGAGTTGTTTTTGATAATGGTG AGGATCCAACAATTGAAAACAAAGAAGATCAGTGGATGGGGGTGACAGTGAGCAGTCAGGGACCAGGAGGCAAAGTTTTA ACCTGTGCTCATCGCTACAAGCGGCAGAAAAACGTCAACACTTCTCTCGAAACTCGTGACATCATTGGCCGTTGCTATGTGCTGAGTCAGGACCTAACTATTAATAGCAGATCAAGTGAAGATGGTGGACGCTGGCATTTCTGTGACAATCGGAACCGGGGCCACGAAAGGTTTGGTTCCTGCCAGCAGGGCCTCTCTGCAACATTTGACAAGGACTTCCACTACTTCatctttggggctcctggagtttACAGTTGGAAAG GCGTGGTACGCTTGGAACAAAAGAACGACACCTTCATAGATCTGGAGATCTATGATGACGGACCATTCGAGGCAGGAGATGAGACTGAGAAGGACCCTAACAAGATTTCTGTTCCTTCCAACAGCTATATGG GATTCTCCCTGGACTCTGGGAAATCTTTGACCACCAAGGGTCAGCTGACGGTGGTAGCAGGAGCTCCCAGAGCTTACTACAGTGGAGCGGTGGTTCTGCTAAAGACAGGAGGGCAATCCACCAGGGTAATGCTCGAGGAGTACACTCTTAAAGGGGAAGGCCTGGCCTCGTCTTTTGGATACGATCTGACTGTGCTGGATCTCAATGGAGACGG CTGGGAGGACATTGTGGTCGGAGCCCCTCAGTACTTTGAGAAGGATTCAGAAATTGGCGGAGCCGTCTACATTTACATCAACAAGGCTGGAAGGTGGAACGATGTCAAACCAACCAGAATAGATGGACCTGCAGACTCTATGTTCGGCCTGGCTGTGGAAAACCTGGGAGACATCAACCAGGATGGTTACCATG ATTTTGCAGTTGGAGCTCCTCATGCAGACAGCGGTGCGGGAAAAGTTTACATTTATCACGGTCCTGCCACAGACCAAATCAAAGCTTCACAG GTCTTATCTGGCAAATCTTTAGGAGTGAGGCAGTTTGGCTACTCTTTGGCAGGCAACATGGACCTGGATGGGAACTATTACCCCGACCTGGCTGTTGGATCTCTGTCAGATTCAGTCTTTGTCTACAA GACCCGACCGGTTGTCAAAATTGAGAAGAAAATTACTTTCTCACCAAATAAAATCGACCTCAACCAGAAGAACTGTGGCAACGCTTTCTG CTTGGAAGTTATGGCATGCTTCAAGTATGATGCAAACCCAGCAAGCGTTGCTTCCACACTCA AAGTGAAGTACGATCTTGAGGTTGACGCTGACCGCAAAAAGAACGGCGTTGATCCCAGGGGAAAATTCATTGAAAACGCAGATCCGGAAAATCCACACAAGTCTACTGGGGTCATTATCATGGACCAAAAAGAGTcccaaaaatgtgttaaaactaAACTTCTCATACag AATGACATTGGGGACAAGCTCCGTGCGCTCCCCATTGATGTTTCAGTGAACATCCAGAATGCTAAACGTAAACGTAGGCAGTCCCAACCTTCTCTACTTTCCCCTGTCCTGGATCCCAAAGATGTAGAAAAAACTCGAACAGAG GTGGAGTTTCTAAAAGAGGGATGCAGCAACGATGGTGTGTGTTACAGCAAGCTGATGCTAGAATATCGCTACGGCTACACAACTGCTGATGAAGATACCTTTATTGATTCGGAGAT AGAGAATGGAGTGCCATGGATCTCACTTGGTGAAAAGAAAAGTGTTGCCCTGAAAGTGGAGGTGTCCAATCTGAATGGAGACGATGCATACGGAGCTTTTGTAATTGCCAAGTTCCCCGATTCTATGACCTACTCTTCATGCCGGTCTCACCGTGAt CAGCTGGAAGTCACCTGCAAGCCAGAACCAGACGGATCTAGTGCCGCCTTTGGGGTTGGGAATCCTTTCAAACGtgacaaaaag aCAACTTTCTACATTATTTTGGATGCCACAAACAAGGCCTTCAACACTACTGAAGTGGATATTGAACTGCAGTTGAACAC GACGAGTAAACAGCAGAATCTAATGCCTGTGAAAGCAAAAGCTATGGTGGCCCTCATGCTGCAGCTGTCCTTATCAGG GCATGCCAGTCCATCCCAGGTCTACTTTGACGAAAAAGCCAAAGGAAAGACAGATATTGAAAGCAATACTGGCAGCGCCATCACTCACCGGTTCACT ATAATCAACCGAGGAATGCGGCTGAAAGACATTGGGACTGTCGCCCTTCGTATAAAGTGGCCAAAGATGACAGAGACAAAGAAGAATCTGCTCTACCTGATGAACATCAGCTCCACTGAACTGAAGCAGATAAAGTGCTCTCCCCTAGAGGAGATCAACCCTCTTAACAAG AAACCAGtcgacagaaaaaaaagagccacCGACGAAAGAATTAAGGGGAAACTTTCCCGCTTGATCGGAGACAAGAAATCCCAGACTTTG TCGTGCGACAGTGGAGCCAAATGTGCGATGATAACGTGCCCCCTGGGGGGTCTGGACAATAAGGCATCCATCACTGTGACGTCTTACCTGTGGGATAGCACCTTCGCAGAg GAGTTTTCCAAATTCCATCACGTGGAGTTGATGGTGAATGCGTCTCTACACGTTGACAGCACGAAAAAGAACACAATGCTGCAGAATGCTGAGACACAG GTGAGGCTGACTGTGTATCCAGAGCGACGTGAGGCTCGGTATGGAGGAGTGGCATGGTGGATCATTCTGCTGACCATCctgttcctcctgctgctcctggccCTACTGGCTTTCCTCCTTTGGAAG TGTGGAGTCTTTGGGAAAAATAAGGCGGATCCATCCGACAAAGAGAAGCTGACATCAAACTCATAA